The genomic stretch AGTGGCAGCCCGACCTCGTCGTCTGCGCGGGTTTCATGCGGATCCTGCCCCCCGTGGTCGTCGATGCGCTCAGCCCGCGGATGATCAACACCCACCCCGCCCTCCTGCCGCTCTTCCCCGGCGCGCACGCCGTCCGCGATGCCCTCGCAGCGGGCGCGACCGAGACGGGCGTCACCGTGCATCTCGTTGACACCGGAGTCGATACCGGCCCGATCATCGCCCAGGAGAGCCTCGCCGTGCTCCCCGGCGAGAGCGAGGCCGCGCTGCACGAGCGCATCAAGACCATCGAGCGTCGCCTGCTGGTGCAGACGGTGCTCGACATCGCCCACGGAACCGTTGACCTCGAGGAACTCGCCCGCGCATGAGCATTACCGCCCACGACCCCAGCAGCTACGACGACCGCGACCTGGTGCCCGTCCGCCGGGCACTGATCTCGGTCAGCGACAAAACCGGCCTGCTCGAGCTCGGAGCGGCGCTCGTCGCGGCCGGCGTCGAGCTCGTCTCCACGGGCTCGACCGCCGCGACCCTCCGCGGCGCCGGACATGAGGTCACCGACGTCTCGGCCGTCACGGGGTTCCCGGAGTCGCTCGACGGCCGCGTGAAGACGCTGCACCCGGCCGTGCACGCGGGCATCCTCGCCGACCTGCGTCTCGCCTCGCACCGGGAGCAGCTGCAGCAGCTGGACATCGCCGCGTTCGAGCTGGTCGTGGTCAACCTGTATCCGTTCCGCGAGACTGTCGCCGGTGGTGCCGACGCGGCGACCGTCGTCGAGAACATTGATATCGGCGGCCCCGCCCTTGTACGCGCCTCCGCCAAGAACCACGCGAATGTCGCGATCGTCGTCAACCCGGCCGACTACTCCGGTATCGTCGCCGCTCTCGCCGTGGGCGGTACGACCCTCGCCGCCCGCCGCACCCTCGCGACCCGCGCCTTCGCGCACACCGCTTCCTACGACAGCGCCGTCGCCGCCTGGTTCGCCGGGCAGGAGGCGGACGAG from Rathayibacter rathayi encodes the following:
- the purN gene encoding phosphoribosylglycinamide formyltransferase, with protein sequence MLKLVVLVSGGGSNLRALLNATCAEGFPARIVAVGSDTDAAGLRYADERGTPSFTVAPRDFASRDEWGTALLARIQEWQPDLVVCAGFMRILPPVVVDALSPRMINTHPALLPLFPGAHAVRDALAAGATETGVTVHLVDTGVDTGPIIAQESLAVLPGESEAALHERIKTIERRLLVQTVLDIAHGTVDLEELARA